The Corylus avellana chromosome ca8, CavTom2PMs-1.0 genome has a segment encoding these proteins:
- the LOC132189642 gene encoding probable beta-1,4-xylosyltransferase IRX9H — MASIRRTLSPVPRPVALQNGEVCSVASPLSRSSSSPQHYPPSGGLLSSLFGSLDSQAFVFSVLSPRSSRPLERSKSRVQMWKRSLLHFFICFMVGFFMGLTPLASMNLSMNPMSKHQALSFEVISTIRNFQTHENVTKTVAQLDSGDMTRSAILKSEVEDLELIDETHEEKFDSQPLNEDSNLVSRKLLIIVTPTNARPFQAYDLIRLAQTLKLVPPPLLWIVVEMTSQSAETAEILRRTGVMYRHLVCNKNLTDIKDAYIHQRNVALSHIETHRLDGIVYFADDNNVYLAHLFEQMRQIRRFGTWTVAKLTGNRSQAILEGPVCNETQVIGWYINESHMRFKRFHAEMPGFAFNSTILWHPKRWHRPTLEPIRQLDTVKEGFQVSTFIEQVVEDETQMEALLQDCSRIMVWNIYLTSSASFYPSKWLMKNNLDVILPLT; from the exons ATGGCTTCTATCAGAAGAACCTTGTCTCCAGTGCCTCGACCTGTAGCCTTACAAAATGGGGAAGTCTGTTCAGTTGCTTCTCCCTTGTCCAGGTCCTCATCTTCTCCTCAGCATTATCCACCTTCCGGTGGATTGTTATCTTCTTTGTTTGGTTCATTGGACTCTCAAGCTTTTGTTTTCAGTGTACTTTCACCAAGATCTTCTAGGCCTCTTGAGAGGTCAAAATCGAGGGTGCAAATGTGGAAGAGGtctcttctccattttttcatttgtttcatgGTTGGGTTTTTTATGGGACTTACCCCTCTTGCCTCAATGAATTTATCCATGAATCCCATGTCAAAGCATCAAGCTCTCTCATTTGAGGTAATATCCACCATTAGGAATTTTCAGACACATGAAAATGTGACCAAAACTGTGGCACAATTAGACAGTGGAGACATGACACGTTCTGCAATATTAAAGTCAGAAGTGGAGGACTTGGAACTGATAGATGAGACCCATGAGGAAAAATTTGATAGCCAACCACTCAATGAAGATTCAAATTTGGTTTCGCGGAAGCTTTTGATAATAGTGACACCAACAAATGCCCGGCCATTTCAAGCCTATGATCTAATACGTTTAGCTCAGACATTAAAGTTGGTCCCACCTCCTCTGTTATGGATTGTTGTGGAGATGACCTCCCAATCTGCAGAAACAGCTGAGATCTTGAGGAGAACTGGGGTTATGTACAGGCATCTTGTTTGCAATAAAAATCTAACAGACATAAAAGATGCATACATTCATCAAAGAAATGTGGCACTGTCTCACATAGAAACTCACCGTCTCGATGGAATTGTTTACTTTGCAGATGACAATAATGTTTACTTGGCCCATCTTTTTGAGCAAATGAGGCAGATCAG GAGATTTGGAACATGGACGGTGGCCAAACTAACTGGTAATAGAAGCCAAGCTATATTGGAGGGGCCTGTTTGTAATGAAACTCAAGTAATTGGATGGTACATTAATGAATCACATATGAGATTTAAGAGATTCCATGCTGAAATGCCTGGTTTTGCCTTCAATAGTACAATACTGTGGCATCCCAAGAGATGGCACCGGCCCACTCTGGAACCTATTAGGCAACTTGACACAGTCAAGGAGGGCTTCCAA GTTAGCACATTTATTGAACAAGTTGTGGAAGATGAAACCCAGATGGAAGCCTTACTCCAGGACTGCTCAAGAATCATGGTTTGGAATATTTACCTCACCTCATCTGCTTCTTTCTATCCCAGCAAATGGTTAATGAAGAATAATCTAGATGTCATTCTTCCGCTTACGTGA